One genomic segment of Pedobacter endophyticus includes these proteins:
- a CDS encoding pseudouridine synthase: protein MLEIIYQDEHLIAINKPHGLLVHQSSIARDATEFALQMLRNQVGKHVSPVHRLDRKTSGILLFAFDKESEIAMHQQFMNAETDKKYLAVLRGFTPDAMDIDYPLVKENGTLQDAFTSFTTLQKAEIDVAFGKHSTSRYSLVEAVPKTGRMHQLRRHFSHILHPIIGDRTHGCNKQNKLFLTQWNMSTMLLHASELHFTHPKTSERICLKANLHDEFKRVMSFLNMQL, encoded by the coding sequence ATGTTAGAGATTATTTATCAGGACGAGCATCTGATTGCAATTAACAAGCCCCACGGCTTATTAGTGCATCAATCGTCTATCGCCAGAGACGCTACCGAGTTTGCCTTGCAAATGTTGCGCAATCAGGTGGGCAAACATGTTAGTCCCGTGCATCGGCTCGACAGAAAGACTAGTGGGATTTTATTGTTTGCTTTCGATAAGGAGTCTGAAATTGCTATGCACCAGCAATTTATGAATGCAGAAACCGATAAAAAATACCTGGCGGTATTGCGGGGCTTTACCCCCGATGCGATGGATATCGACTATCCGCTTGTTAAGGAGAACGGCACCTTGCAGGATGCATTTACTTCGTTTACTACGTTGCAGAAAGCAGAAATTGATGTAGCTTTTGGTAAGCACTCCACATCAAGGTATTCGCTGGTTGAGGCCGTTCCCAAAACAGGACGGATGCACCAATTAAGGCGGCACTTTAGTCACATCCTTCATCCTATAATCGGCGACAGAACCCACGGTTGCAACAAGCAAAACAAGCTTTTCTTAACACAATGGAATATGTCGACCATGTTGTTGCATGCCTCCGAACTGCACTTTACTCATCCCAAAACTTCCGAACGAATTTGTCTCAAAGCCAATTTACATGATGAATTTAAAAGGGTAATGAGTTTTTTGAATATGCAACTCTAG
- a CDS encoding MATE family efflux transporter, with amino-acid sequence MFSRIYAKYKPYYKENLHLALPIVGSQIGHTLVQMADSVIVGHFTDATQLAAVSLVNSIFILVLVIGLGISYGLTPLIAQENGRQNYEECGKLLSNSLIINISVGLFLYVLVHFGVLLVIDHLNQSPAVVFYAKPYLGLLSVSIIPLLIFQTFKQFAEGLGFTKQAMFISIWGNVLNIILGIIFVRGMFGIKSMGVSGVGLSTLIDRILMATVMAIYVLRSENFKNYLISFKATFIDKIRTIKIVKIGAPVALQYSFEISAFSGAAVLIGTIGAIEQAAHQIAISLAAMTYMIASGVASAATIKTGNNLGRNRLDDLRKSAIASYHVILVFMSCTAVLFIAAHNLMPYIYTSETKVIEIAAQLLIIAGFFQLFDGTQVVGLGVLRGLGDVNIPTVITFLAYWVVGIPVGYVLGFHFGLGANGIWYGLTFGLLTASILLFLRFQNKTRALAQLPSV; translated from the coding sequence ATGTTTTCCAGAATTTACGCTAAATACAAGCCTTATTATAAAGAAAATCTCCATCTGGCGCTACCCATTGTTGGTTCGCAGATTGGCCATACGCTGGTTCAAATGGCCGACAGTGTTATTGTCGGACATTTTACCGATGCTACACAACTTGCGGCAGTGTCGTTGGTCAATAGTATTTTTATCCTCGTTTTGGTTATTGGGCTGGGTATTTCTTACGGCCTCACTCCGCTTATTGCGCAAGAAAACGGTCGGCAGAACTACGAAGAATGCGGAAAACTTTTATCCAACAGTTTAATCATCAACATTTCGGTAGGCTTGTTTCTATACGTGCTTGTTCACTTTGGTGTTTTACTCGTCATCGATCACCTAAACCAGTCGCCAGCAGTGGTTTTTTATGCCAAGCCTTATTTGGGGCTGCTCTCGGTGTCGATTATCCCATTACTTATTTTCCAAACCTTTAAGCAATTTGCCGAGGGGCTGGGCTTCACCAAACAGGCTATGTTTATATCCATTTGGGGCAATGTGCTAAATATTATTCTTGGGATTATTTTTGTGCGGGGCATGTTCGGCATAAAATCGATGGGCGTTAGCGGCGTGGGCCTGAGCACACTCATCGATAGGATTTTAATGGCCACAGTAATGGCCATCTATGTGCTGCGCTCTGAAAATTTCAAAAATTACCTCATTAGTTTCAAGGCCACGTTTATCGACAAAATAAGAACGATTAAAATTGTAAAGATCGGCGCTCCGGTAGCGCTTCAATATTCGTTCGAAATCAGTGCTTTTAGCGGTGCGGCGGTGCTTATTGGAACCATCGGCGCCATTGAACAGGCGGCGCACCAAATTGCAATTAGTCTTGCAGCGATGACTTATATGATTGCCAGCGGCGTAGCTTCGGCAGCCACCATTAAAACGGGAAACAATTTAGGCCGCAACCGATTAGACGATCTCCGCAAATCGGCAATTGCCAGTTATCATGTTATCCTGGTGTTTATGAGCTGTACTGCCGTTCTGTTTATTGCTGCGCACAATTTGATGCCTTACATTTATACTTCTGAAACAAAAGTGATTGAAATAGCTGCTCAACTACTGATCATTGCCGGCTTTTTTCAACTCTTTGATGGCACGCAGGTTGTAGGTTTAGGCGTGTTGCGGGGCCTGGGCGACGTGAATATTCCAACGGTAATCACCTTCCTGGCCTATTGGGTAGTTGGTATTCCGGTGGGCTACGTATTGGGCTTTCATTTTGGCTTAGGCGCAAACGGAATTTGGTACGGATTAACCTTTGGCCTGCTAACAGCGTCTATCTTATTGTTTTTAAGATTTCAAAATAAAACAAGGGCTCTGGCGCAGTTACCTAGCGTGTAA
- a CDS encoding phosphoribosylpyrophosphate synthetase, which produces MHIFDTVTAALADLDSRGYNLDFNLTPDALECKEIDLLLMPEEFEIDEVYRFEGMTDPADSSVVYAISSNVGNLKGVLVDAYGAYAENVSPELLNKLKIHHE; this is translated from the coding sequence ATGCATATTTTCGACACTGTTACGGCTGCCCTGGCCGATTTAGATAGCCGCGGCTATAACCTCGATTTTAATTTAACGCCTGATGCGCTGGAATGTAAGGAGATCGATTTACTTTTGATGCCCGAAGAATTTGAGATCGACGAAGTATACCGCTTTGAGGGGATGACCGATCCTGCAGACAGCTCGGTAGTGTACGCCATATCATCAAACGTGGGCAATTTAAAAGGTGTACTTGTTGATGCCTATGGCGCTTATGCAGAAAACGTATCGCCCGAGCTGCTCAACAAGCTGAAGATTCACCATGAATAG
- a CDS encoding coproporphyrinogen III oxidase: MKKIILSLAFAGTLMIATSACNSSKNMAGSSDSTMTDSTATTAPMDTTSTTTPPDTSRTMPPDTTKKMPPM; encoded by the coding sequence ATGAAAAAAATAATCTTAAGTCTTGCTTTTGCTGGCACATTGATGATTGCCACATCAGCATGCAATTCGTCGAAGAACATGGCTGGTTCTTCAGATAGTACAATGACGGATTCGACCGCTACAACGGCCCCGATGGATACTACATCGACCACAACGCCACCTGACACATCGAGAACGATGCCGCCAGATACAACAAAGAAAATGCCTCCTATGTAG
- a CDS encoding AlbA family DNA-binding domain-containing protein → MPSIKNLILQGEGVNLDFKKTITSTEKIAKSLVAFANNKGGKLLIGVADDGAIKGVKSEEEEKYMILTAAHQFCKPAIEPSFEEIYVDDKLVLVANIPESDTKPHYALDDQKKWWAYIRIHDKSVLASKIIIEVLKSEHKDNGVLISYSDNEKKLLEFLAQNEKITLKGFSKLLHCSYRKAQKILVGLILANVIRTHTSEKEEYFTAVSW, encoded by the coding sequence ATGCCAAGTATCAAGAATCTTATTTTGCAGGGCGAAGGTGTTAACCTCGATTTTAAGAAAACGATTACCAGCACCGAAAAAATTGCCAAAAGCCTGGTGGCCTTTGCCAATAATAAGGGTGGCAAATTACTGATTGGTGTTGCGGACGATGGTGCAATTAAGGGCGTAAAATCGGAAGAGGAAGAAAAATACATGATTCTAACCGCTGCCCACCAGTTTTGCAAACCTGCGATCGAACCTTCGTTTGAAGAAATTTATGTTGATGATAAGTTGGTGCTGGTGGCAAATATCCCCGAAAGCGATACAAAACCACATTATGCTTTAGACGATCAGAAAAAATGGTGGGCTTATATCCGCATTCACGATAAAAGTGTACTGGCAAGCAAAATCATTATTGAGGTTCTAAAAAGTGAGCATAAAGATAATGGCGTGCTGATATCGTATTCTGACAATGAGAAAAAGTTATTGGAATTTTTGGCCCAAAACGAAAAGATTACCTTAAAGGGGTTTAGTAAGTTACTTCATTGTTCGTACCGCAAGGCGCAGAAGATACTTGTGGGCTTAATTCTGGCCAACGTAATCAGAACACACACCAGCGAAAAGGAGGAGTATTTTACTGCGGTTAGCTGGTAG
- the gyrA gene encoding DNA gyrase subunit A has translation MAEDLENQQNDKIIQINIEEQMKSAYIDYSMSVIVSRALPDVRDGLKPVHRRVLYGMLDLGVTSNKPHKKSARIVGEVLGKYHPHGDSSVYFTMVRMAQDWSLRYPMVDGQGNFGHIDGDSPAAMRYTEARFAKIAEEMLADINKDTVDFQLNFDDTLQEPSVLPSKIPNLLVNGSSGIAVGMATNMAPHNLTEVIDGIVNYIDNREITIEELMKFIKAPDFPTGGIIYGYTGVKEAFETGRGRIVMRAKAEIENIKDREVIIVTEIPYQVNKAQMIERTAELVGEKKLEGISNIKDESNKDGIRIVYEIKRDANASIVLNNLYKYTALQTSFSVNNIALVKGRPQMLNLKDLIVHFVDHRHDVVIRRTKYELAEAEKRAHILEGYLIALDHLDEVIKLIRASETPDEARMGLMEKFGLSDIQARAILDMTLRRLTGLERDKIKEEYAELMKTIDYLKSILADEGLRMKIIKDELEEVKQKFGDERKTTIVHSAEDMSMEDFIEDEEVVITISHEGYVKRTPATEFRAQGRGGKGSKGSTSRNEDFIEHMLVASNHNYMLFFTEAGRCFWLRVYEIPEGSRTSKGRAIQNIINIPKEEKIKAYIKVKNLKDQEYLENNFIIMCTKQGTIKKTSLEAYSRPRVNGINAININEGDVLLEACLTDGESEIVMALQSGRAIRFNEKTVRPMGRTATGVRGVRLAHDKDEVVGMIAVNNPEVTVLVVSEKGYGKRTDIEDYRVTNRGGKGVKTINVTEKTGQLVSIKGVTDSEDLMIINRSGIVIRIPVAALRVMGRATQGVRLISLKGDDEIASVTKIDHEEDEEETVDLEGVLVTDGEEVEADTTEPEETDDEADTDDETEEEN, from the coding sequence ATGGCAGAAGATTTAGAGAATCAGCAGAACGACAAAATCATTCAGATTAATATAGAAGAGCAAATGAAATCGGCCTACATTGACTATTCAATGTCGGTAATTGTATCAAGGGCCTTGCCTGACGTACGCGATGGATTAAAACCGGTACACCGCCGCGTTTTGTATGGTATGCTCGATCTAGGTGTAACCAGCAACAAACCACATAAAAAATCGGCCCGTATTGTGGGCGAGGTTTTAGGAAAGTACCACCCACATGGCGACTCATCGGTATATTTTACCATGGTTCGTATGGCCCAGGACTGGAGCTTACGCTACCCAATGGTAGATGGTCAGGGAAACTTTGGCCACATTGATGGCGATTCGCCGGCTGCAATGCGTTACACCGAGGCACGTTTTGCAAAAATTGCCGAAGAAATGCTTGCCGATATTAATAAGGATACGGTAGATTTTCAACTAAACTTTGATGATACGTTACAGGAACCTTCGGTTTTACCATCAAAAATTCCCAACCTTTTAGTAAACGGATCATCGGGTATTGCGGTGGGTATGGCTACCAACATGGCCCCTCACAACTTAACCGAAGTTATTGATGGTATTGTTAACTACATCGATAATAGAGAGATTACTATTGAAGAGTTAATGAAGTTTATTAAGGCGCCCGATTTTCCGACAGGTGGTATCATTTACGGATATACCGGTGTTAAAGAAGCCTTCGAAACTGGCCGTGGCCGTATTGTAATGCGTGCAAAGGCAGAAATCGAAAACATTAAAGATCGCGAAGTAATCATCGTTACCGAAATCCCTTACCAGGTAAACAAGGCGCAAATGATTGAGCGTACTGCTGAACTGGTTGGCGAGAAAAAGCTCGAAGGAATTTCTAACATTAAAGATGAATCGAACAAAGATGGTATTCGGATTGTGTACGAAATTAAACGCGATGCCAATGCATCGATCGTGCTCAACAACCTATATAAATATACGGCTTTGCAAACCTCTTTCAGTGTAAACAACATTGCATTGGTAAAAGGCAGGCCGCAAATGCTAAATCTGAAGGATTTAATTGTACATTTTGTTGATCACAGACATGATGTTGTTATCCGCCGTACGAAATATGAACTTGCCGAAGCCGAAAAGCGTGCGCATATTTTAGAAGGTTACCTTATTGCGTTAGATCACTTAGACGAAGTGATTAAACTAATCAGGGCTTCTGAAACACCAGATGAGGCTCGCATGGGCTTGATGGAGAAATTCGGGCTGAGCGATATTCAGGCACGTGCAATTTTGGATATGACGCTTCGTCGTTTAACAGGACTAGAGCGTGATAAGATTAAAGAGGAGTATGCTGAACTGATGAAAACCATCGATTATTTGAAATCTATTTTGGCAGATGAAGGTTTGCGTATGAAGATTATCAAAGATGAGCTTGAAGAAGTGAAGCAGAAATTTGGTGATGAGCGTAAAACTACCATTGTTCATTCTGCGGAAGATATGAGCATGGAAGATTTCATCGAAGATGAGGAAGTAGTCATTACTATCTCGCACGAAGGTTATGTGAAACGTACACCTGCAACCGAGTTTAGAGCGCAGGGCAGGGGCGGCAAGGGGTCGAAAGGTAGCACCTCGCGTAATGAGGATTTCATCGAGCACATGCTCGTGGCTTCTAACCACAACTATATGTTGTTCTTTACCGAGGCCGGAAGATGTTTCTGGTTAAGGGTTTACGAAATTCCCGAAGGCTCGCGTACCAGCAAGGGCAGGGCTATTCAGAACATTATCAATATTCCGAAAGAAGAAAAAATTAAGGCTTACATCAAAGTGAAGAACCTTAAAGATCAGGAGTATCTGGAGAACAATTTTATTATTATGTGTACTAAACAAGGTACAATCAAGAAAACTTCTCTCGAGGCTTATTCCCGTCCCCGTGTTAATGGTATAAATGCAATTAACATTAATGAAGGCGATGTTTTATTGGAAGCCTGCTTAACTGATGGCGAAAGCGAGATTGTAATGGCCTTACAATCGGGCAGGGCCATCCGATTTAACGAAAAAACGGTTCGCCCGATGGGTAGAACAGCCACTGGCGTGCGGGGTGTACGACTGGCACACGATAAGGATGAAGTTGTTGGCATGATTGCTGTAAACAATCCTGAAGTTACAGTGTTAGTAGTATCAGAAAAAGGATATGGAAAACGTACCGATATTGAAGATTATCGTGTAACAAACCGTGGCGGTAAGGGTGTAAAAACTATTAATGTTACTGAAAAAACAGGACAATTAGTTTCGATAAAAGGCGTTACAGACAGCGAAGATTTGATGATCATCAATCGCTCGGGAATTGTAATCAGAATTCCGGTAGCCGCTTTACGTGTAATGGGACGTGCCACGCAAGGCGTTCGATTGATATCGTTAAAAGGAGATGATGAAATTGCATCGGTTACTAAAATCGATCATGAGGAAGATGAAGAGGAAACGGTAGATTTGGAAGGCGTGCTGGTTACAGATGGGGAAGAGGTTGAAGCAGATACGACCGAGCCGGAAGAAACTGATGACGAAGCTGATACAGATGACGAAACCGAAGAAGAAAATTAA
- a CDS encoding tetratricopeptide repeat protein yields MQYRFKILLVTLVFLSVNAVAQKSQILIARNSVGKLQASIANKEEPKKQLELISEGLKAIESAEKDNKTKKWSETWSIKAYLTSFASLIDTDPNNSNKYYDSAVDAVKQAKKLDKYDDNSGLIKASNHNILIKKQYKGNEAYFANDFNEAFTDLKEVSDSFPADTALALNTAICALNIQSYDEALNYFKRAKENGIRNPSVYQKMAQMYIVKSDNEAAIKTLEDGLLLNPYNRFLTNDYINLLLDTENFTKAQGLIEKNLKLERNSKLLYFLYGYIQQAGGNNATAILAYDKALASDQNYFDALYQLSLAYLNTANETLRKNQADKAVQFTGLVDKAQFALQRANEINPNDKKTVQLLIDIYSKKNETDKIEELNRRLREM; encoded by the coding sequence ATGCAATACCGCTTTAAAATATTACTTGTTACGCTCGTTTTTTTGTCTGTTAATGCTGTGGCCCAAAAAAGCCAGATCCTTATTGCCAGAAACTCGGTTGGTAAATTACAAGCGTCAATTGCCAATAAAGAAGAGCCGAAAAAACAATTAGAGCTCATTTCCGAAGGCTTAAAGGCGATAGAATCGGCAGAGAAAGATAATAAGACCAAAAAATGGTCGGAAACCTGGTCTATTAAGGCATATTTAACATCTTTTGCTTCGTTGATAGATACTGATCCCAACAATTCAAACAAATATTACGATTCGGCAGTAGATGCGGTTAAGCAGGCGAAAAAACTGGATAAGTACGATGATAACTCAGGACTAATCAAGGCGTCGAATCATAACATTTTGATTAAGAAGCAATACAAAGGCAACGAGGCTTATTTTGCGAACGATTTTAATGAAGCATTTACTGATCTTAAGGAGGTAAGCGACAGTTTTCCGGCCGATACGGCTTTGGCCTTAAATACTGCAATATGCGCCCTGAACATTCAATCGTACGATGAAGCACTGAATTATTTTAAACGGGCCAAAGAAAATGGAATCAGAAATCCGTCAGTTTATCAGAAAATGGCACAAATGTACATTGTTAAATCTGACAACGAAGCAGCAATAAAAACGCTGGAAGATGGTTTGCTGCTTAATCCGTACAATCGTTTTTTGACTAACGATTACATCAATTTATTGCTCGACACCGAGAATTTCACGAAAGCACAGGGATTGATCGAAAAAAACCTGAAGTTAGAAAGAAACAGCAAGCTTCTGTATTTTCTGTACGGCTACATACAGCAGGCTGGCGGCAACAATGCAACGGCAATATTGGCTTATGATAAAGCCCTGGCATCTGATCAGAATTATTTCGATGCACTATATCAACTTAGTTTGGCGTACTTAAATACCGCCAATGAAACGCTGCGAAAAAATCAAGCTGATAAGGCCGTTCAATTTACCGGCCTGGTTGATAAGGCACAGTTTGCGCTACAGCGTGCAAATGAAATTAATCCAAACGACAAGAAAACCGTTCAGCTTCTCATCGATATCTATTCTAAAAAGAACGAAACCGACAAAATTG
- a CDS encoding PaaI family thioesterase, with protein MIISQNTLKWVMRFYPPLFFQRIWVQRFEDDFRSCTVKLSKSFLNKNYNGSIFGGTIYAATDPFYALLFDQLMQRRGFKVRVWLKSASIQYLKPGRTNLYFTIRLTDEMIAEAEEALRTVGKFVKAYPMEITNTTGELCATVMNEVYIRNLHQGETPRVAY; from the coding sequence ATGATTATTTCTCAAAATACCCTTAAATGGGTGATGCGATTTTATCCTCCCTTATTTTTTCAGCGCATCTGGGTTCAGAGATTTGAAGATGATTTTAGAAGCTGCACAGTGAAGCTGAGCAAGAGTTTCCTGAACAAAAATTATAACGGTTCTATTTTTGGTGGCACCATTTATGCCGCAACAGATCCTTTTTATGCCTTGCTATTTGATCAGCTGATGCAGCGAAGGGGCTTTAAGGTTCGGGTTTGGCTCAAAAGTGCTTCAATTCAATACTTAAAGCCGGGCCGTACGAACCTTTACTTCACGATTAGGCTTACCGACGAAATGATAGCGGAGGCTGAGGAAGCATTAAGAACGGTCGGGAAATTTGTGAAGGCCTACCCCATGGAAATTACCAATACAACGGGCGAACTTTGCGCCACTGTAATGAACGAAGTATATATCAGAAACCTGCATCAGGGAGAAACACCCAGAGTTGCTTATTAA
- a CDS encoding tetratricopeptide repeat protein, translated as MKKIFLGIMLAGAASTAFAQKSEVADAKKVWNVTQFLLQNQTGPLEKKLESINTGLAHTEKAIADEKSKVMPEAWSYRALFASTAALLDTVNMANANANLKIAQDAIAEAKKLDTKGAEKDNIALAETNVTNAVRNGGVLAYNRKDYKTAYEKFVAATVINPQDTSMYLNAGIAARNIEDYPGMITQFKKVISLNSPQSKDLYSEIISTALAKQKDTTAALAIIKEATAKFPDNTDWIKTETQIYIDRGDAAKSEQMLVALAAKEPTNPNYQVLLGNIYFSQALALQKDRNKIDSKKVKEFNEVTTKMNAMLDKALPFYQKALELDSKNQGALETLKTIYAFRNDTKNYEDIKKRLDALPKQ; from the coding sequence ATGAAAAAAATATTTCTAGGTATAATGTTAGCAGGCGCAGCAAGCACTGCATTTGCTCAGAAAAGCGAGGTAGCCGACGCCAAGAAAGTTTGGAATGTGACGCAGTTTTTGCTTCAAAATCAAACCGGACCGTTAGAGAAAAAGTTAGAATCGATTAACACTGGTTTAGCACACACCGAAAAGGCAATTGCTGATGAGAAATCGAAAGTAATGCCCGAGGCATGGTCTTACCGTGCACTATTCGCATCAACTGCGGCGCTGTTAGATACCGTAAATATGGCCAATGCCAATGCCAACCTAAAAATTGCTCAGGATGCAATAGCGGAAGCAAAAAAGCTGGATACTAAAGGCGCCGAGAAAGACAATATCGCTTTAGCCGAAACTAATGTAACAAATGCGGTTAGAAACGGTGGCGTGCTTGCCTATAACAGGAAAGATTACAAAACTGCTTACGAGAAATTCGTTGCAGCTACTGTAATTAATCCACAAGATACTTCCATGTACTTAAATGCAGGTATCGCGGCCAGAAACATCGAAGATTATCCGGGGATGATTACCCAATTTAAAAAAGTGATTTCGTTAAATTCGCCGCAGTCGAAAGATTTGTATTCGGAAATTATTAGCACAGCGCTTGCAAAGCAAAAAGATACTACCGCCGCACTTGCTATTATTAAAGAAGCTACAGCGAAATTTCCTGACAATACAGACTGGATCAAAACTGAAACACAAATTTATATCGACAGGGGAGATGCTGCAAAATCAGAACAAATGCTTGTTGCTTTAGCTGCAAAAGAGCCAACAAACCCAAATTATCAGGTTTTGTTAGGTAACATTTATTTTTCGCAGGCACTTGCTTTGCAAAAAGATCGCAATAAAATCGACTCTAAAAAAGTTAAGGAATTTAATGAAGTTACTACAAAAATGAATGCCATGTTGGATAAGGCTTTGCCCTTTTATCAAAAAGCACTCGAATTAGATTCGAAAAACCAGGGTGCTTTGGAAACTTTAAAAACCATATACGCCTTTAGAAACGACACCAAAAATTACGAAGACATTAAAAAACGTTTAGACGCGCTTCCTAAGCAATAA
- a CDS encoding MFS transporter gives MEPSQLKAKNRNVIFLVIVAALGYFVDIYDLVLFSVVRVQSLGEIGVSAKDMQSDGFLIINAQMFGLLLGGILWGVLGDKLGRIKVLFGSILLYSLANIANGFVTTVNSYAIIRFIAGIGLAGELGAGITLVAETMDKEKRGYGTMIVGAIGLLGAAVAATVASHYTWQTSYFVGGGMGLALLLLRVGTFESGMFKHAAKSEIAKGNIFMLFNNKKRFLKYLYCILIGVPLWFVVGILVTLAPEFGKALGATEPLKAGTGIMFTYFGIAIGDVVTGLLAQVLKSRKKTVFIFHLLSVISVVVYLSSFGLSSSSFIWICLFMGFSVGYWATFVTIASEQFGTNIRATVTTTAPNFVRGALIPITFFFEFLASKYDLITAGYLVMGVLTLIAMFGLSQLKESFDKDLDYLEE, from the coding sequence ATGGAACCTTCCCAGCTAAAAGCCAAAAACCGCAATGTAATTTTCCTCGTTATTGTTGCCGCTCTAGGCTATTTTGTAGATATCTACGATCTTGTATTATTTTCGGTAGTTCGCGTCCAAAGTTTGGGTGAAATCGGTGTCTCCGCAAAAGACATGCAATCAGACGGTTTTCTCATTATCAATGCACAAATGTTTGGCCTTTTACTGGGCGGAATACTTTGGGGCGTACTCGGCGATAAACTCGGAAGGATAAAAGTGCTTTTCGGATCGATCCTTTTATATTCTTTGGCCAACATCGCCAACGGTTTTGTAACTACCGTTAACAGCTATGCAATAATCAGGTTTATTGCCGGGATTGGGCTTGCCGGAGAGCTAGGCGCCGGAATTACGCTTGTAGCCGAAACCATGGATAAAGAGAAAAGGGGCTATGGAACGATGATTGTTGGCGCTATCGGCCTTTTGGGGGCCGCAGTTGCAGCAACCGTTGCGTCGCATTACACCTGGCAAACATCTTATTTTGTAGGCGGCGGAATGGGGCTTGCCCTGCTGCTGCTTCGCGTTGGCACCTTCGAATCGGGCATGTTTAAGCACGCCGCCAAGTCCGAAATAGCCAAAGGAAACATCTTTATGCTTTTTAATAACAAGAAGCGGTTTCTAAAATACCTCTATTGCATCTTAATAGGCGTTCCCTTGTGGTTCGTAGTCGGAATTTTGGTTACGCTGGCGCCCGAATTTGGAAAGGCCCTTGGTGCAACCGAGCCCTTAAAAGCAGGTACCGGAATTATGTTTACTTACTTTGGCATTGCCATTGGCGATGTAGTTACCGGACTGTTGGCTCAGGTTTTGAAATCGAGAAAAAAAACGGTTTTCATCTTCCATTTGCTTTCCGTTATCAGCGTAGTGGTTTACTTAAGTAGTTTTGGCCTAAGTAGCAGCTCATTTATATGGATTTGTCTGTTTATGGGTTTCTCGGTAGGGTATTGGGCCACCTTTGTAACCATAGCCTCCGAGCAATTCGGAACCAACATCAGGGCTACCGTTACTACAACCGCACCCAACTTTGTTCGCGGCGCCCTGATTCCAATCACTTTCTTTTTTGAGTTTTTAGCAAGTAAGTACGATTTAATCACCGCCGGATATCTGGTAATGGGCGTGCTTACCTTAATTGCCATGTTCGGATTGAGCCAGCTCAAAGAAAGTTTTGATAAAGATTTAGATTATTTGGAAGAGTAA